The Etheostoma cragini isolate CJK2018 chromosome 22, CSU_Ecrag_1.0, whole genome shotgun sequence genome segment ttgcaaagaCTTGGAAATTACAGTTTTGAAACCAAGAAGCCCAAAGACAACGGGCAGCTTCTTGCTttgtaaaagtgaaaatattcaTTCAAACTTATGTTGCACACAAATCAACCAAAGCAGCACGCAGCAGGATACAAACATGAGTAGTGCAAAAGTAGCTTTAATATGACATTCACATGGGAAAGAAACATGCATGTAGATTACCTCCAGCACCTTTCTGCTCATGCTCAGACCTCCTGAGCTTCGTGTGGAGCCGACCTTTCAGTACATCTTCAAACCTTCTGTAAGCAGGGAGCTTTCAGTTGTCTTGATGTTGAGCATAGGGGCAGTTTTACTTTCTGCTCCTATCTGTAACACTCATCCTGTCACCCCCCCCTTCCAGACCCGTGATGCACTCTCCTGTGAGGCCCTCTCTGGTGCCAGACTGCCTTAACCCATTGTTAGCCTTTATAGCCCTCTTTNNNNNNNNNNCCCTACTCTAGCATCTCAAACTTAAGTTCCTCTCTTCTCATCACACTTCCTGTATCTTCCTGTTTAGCCATGACTCTTGCACCCTTTTACTGGCTAATATCCCCTGATCCATTTTATAGAacatttgtctcctttttttaattttatttttttagataaaacatgTCTACCATTCTCTCATCCCATCCCAGCCCTCTGTCCTAATCCCAGGGCCTCATATTGCTGTAGAGGGCTAAGCCTGAGCTTATACAGAAAGTCTCAGTATTCTCTCtccttaatgaaaaaaaatctcaactTTTTGTgcactcttcctctctccaaAGTCATCCATCTTTTTGGCATCAAAAACACACCAGCTTTAAAAGGACATACTCAATGAATAATCCaacatttgtttgtctgtttcccTGTTGCAGGTAATGTTCACAGGAGAGAATATACCTGTCCACCCACATGTGTATAGTAACGGTCACATCTGTCTATCTATTCTAACGGAAGATTGGTCGCCAGCCCTCTCAGTGCAATCAGTTTGTCTTAGCATTATCAGCATGTTGTCCAGCTGCAAAGAAAAGGTAGGGGAACCTGTAGTGATGCTCGGAGGGGACAAATGTAGTCATTCCTGTATGATATTCGTGGTAAAAGTTAACTCTAAatgcccttttctttttttctgcagagaCGACCGCCTGATAATTCCTTTTATGTTAGAACGTGTAACAAAAATCCAAAGAAGACAAAATGGTGGTATCACGGTGAGTATCTTCAACCTCAAACGGAGGATACGTGTAAAAGCAATTGCTTGTACAAGTGCCGCCATTTAAGTCAATTCTGTTTGCCTTCACAGATGATACATGCTAATGTACAAACTTTGTAAAAGTCACAGAAGAAAGTCCTACTGACATACGTTAAGCACTTTTTAATCATTCAGTCTTTGAACTCTGACCTTCGACTGGAACAATGGACACCATGCGCTGGAGGCTCGTActgcattcccccccccccccgcgggCAGTTGGATGCATGTTTTAGGcgactgtaaaataaagaatgaaaaTAACGGAACGTTTTAGATGCACCCAAGATGGATAATGTTTGGCGAAAAAGTAGTAATGCATCGAGGAAGAAAGGTGGATTTGTGGTGAGATAATTATAATTCCtgttttaagattattattattgttacttttttgtttgttcatgggTGCATTTTAAAGTCCTTTTGTTGTGCAATAATAACTGATGGATGCATGCTTGGGCCTACAAAGAGATATCCAAATCTAAGCGTTTTCTGGAAGGGATGTGACCAtcattaccacaaaaaaatgcttcatctgtttgtttttttgttttgtttttattatatgcACTGTGAAAATATCTCGTTCATAAAGGCACTATTAGTACGTTATTTCCAACTTGCAGTTGTACTGTAAGCAGTCCTCCACTTATATACCAGGTTAAAGGGTTTTAGTTTGTAACCACTGTAAGGATAAACAATTTTCTTCTTTATCTTCCAACTTGAGACCGGGTTGCCGCTCTTCCTGCCGCTGGACATTATGTCAGTACAGGTGGGAATCAAAGGGGAATATGACCACAGATCTCTCGGACAGCAGACGACCTCAGAGTAGGTCTCGTCGTAAAGTTGGGCTGAACTCGTGTAGTGTTCACTAGTCCAGCCTCGAAGATGCGCAGCAGCCTCGCTTCCATTTAAAGAATGTCTGTAAGAAAACATTGTTGcatgattcatatttatttgtatactttcttttaattttatttcatgcTTCAATCTTCTAAATCTTTGATTTTCAAATGAGTTcttttttgtactgttttttcAACCAGCTGATACTTAGAGAGGGGTGGTTTTGATGGGtcagtgtatttgtttttatttgttatttaaattaaatctttGTTTCTGATCTCCAGAATGATAATGAATGACGAAAAGGAGAGTCTTAAAAGAAGCTGTAAAGCCGAGGCTTTTGTGATTCCCCCTGGTCAGAGTTTTGGCTCAggtacttttttcaatatagaGATCCCCTCTAAAAAGATACCTATCAGATATTTTGAATTTACCTATATTTTCACCAGAAGAGACTGTTATGTTGTAAACTTATGACAGTGAAACTATTGTATATAAGTCTTTAAATTGTTTGATGGTGTGAAAGAAATTAGCAGAGGATGCATTTACTTTATAGCAGAATGATAATAGGAGTGCTTTATTTCATTGGAAGTTAGATTGCATCTTTTGCTAATTAGGATGTGTACAGCTGTCGGTACAAAAAACAAGTTGAGTAGTTTTACAGTGGGGGTGCATGCCGTTTTAAACCCTACTTTTCTTATTGGCATCAGACATTGTGACAACTTGTCAAGTCTTTCCATAACATGGGTAACGGTTTATGGGATGAATATTACATACCTCACCTCTTAGAGGTCTGCGTGGCTCTTTGTCATTTCAGACTGTAATCACTCCATTc includes the following:
- the flj11011l gene encoding probable ubiquitin-conjugating enzyme E2 W-B, encoding MQGVSIMASMQKRLQKELLALQNDPPPGMTLNEKSVQNTITQWIVDMEGATGTLYEGEKFQLLFKFSSRYPFDSPQVMFTGENIPVHPHVYSNGHICLSILTEDWSPALSVQSVCLSIISMLSSCKEKRRPPDNSFYVRTCNKNPKKTKWWYHDDTC